The sequence GGCACGGCACGCATTGCGCCGGAACGATCTTCGGCGGCCATGTCGATGGCACGCGTATCGGCGTGGCTCCGGGTGTCGATGATGTACTGATCGGCAAAGTGCTCGGCGAAAATGGCGGCGACACCGCTGCATTGATCAGCGCCATGCAATGGGCGATCGAACATAAGGCCAATGTGATATCGATGTCATTGGGATACGACTTCCCCGGATTGGTTGCGTATCTGGTCGAGTCGCGCGGTTATGCCGTCGACCTGGCGACCGCTCATGCCCTGGTGCGGTTCAAAGACAATCTGGACCTGTTCAACGCGACGATGAGCCATATTGAAGCGATCGCGCGCCTGTCCGGTGCCTCCACCGGGTTCGGCAAGGGCGCCATCGTGGTTGCTGCATCGGGCAATGAGAGCCGGGTAGGCCAGAATCCCCAACACCGACTTCCCGCATCGCTACCCTCGGCTAGCAATGGCGTCATGTCGGTCGGGGCGCTCCAGCAACATACGGCAGACCGGTTTCGCGTGGCTGATTTCTCGAATGGTGCGGTTACGGTTGCTGCGCCCGGGGTGGGGGTGGTTTCTGCCAAGACGGGCGGCGGCCTCACGTCCTTGAGCGGAACCAGCATGGCCACGCCGCACGTGGCCGGATTGATGGCCCTGTGGTTCCAGCAGCAAGAGAGCGAAGGCGAAACCAAAATTGTCGATCGCGTCACGGCCCAGATCGTCGCCAACGCCGATCCCTCACGAATTGAATCCTCTACGCAATCCGATTTCGGTGCAGGACTGGTGCGCGCACCCTGAGCCAACCTTTTGGCA comes from Alteripontixanthobacter sp. and encodes:
- a CDS encoding S8 family serine peptidase — encoded protein: MAESVSAADERSLETLAGMTVEMAELSENEQADLDRDPNVAGRGKPMPLKLISPVEEASDFPAANSTGDGTGDGNPTWGVTATGAAASDYSGRGAKVAVLDTGIDRHHEAFGRLQITEGGNYVDFTGEGYEDRNGHGTHCAGTIFGGHVDGTRIGVAPGVDDVLIGKVLGENGGDTAALISAMQWAIEHKANVISMSLGYDFPGLVAYLVESRGYAVDLATAHALVRFKDNLDLFNATMSHIEAIARLSGASTGFGKGAIVVAASGNESRVGQNPQHRLPASLPSASNGVMSVGALQQHTADRFRVADFSNGAVTVAAPGVGVVSAKTGGGLTSLSGTSMATPHVAGLMALWFQQQESEGETKIVDRVTAQIVANADPSRIESSTQSDFGAGLVRAP